The DNA segment AACGTCAGCGCAGCGTGCAGCGCAACACGACGGGCTTTGCGCGAAATGACGCGCCCGGCGCCTGAGTGCGCAATGCGCGTGACGATAAGCGCGATCACGACCGGGTTCTCCACGGCGCGATGCGCAGCAACAGCAGCATGCCCGGCAATGCAAGCGCGGTGCAGACGAGGAAATAGTCGAACCAGCCGATCTGCGCGACCACGTAACCGCTTGCCGCCGACGCCAGCGTGCGCGGCACCGAAGCGAGGCTCGTGAACAATGCGAATTGCGTGGCCGTATAGCGCGGGTCCGTGGTGCTGGCGATATACGCGGTGAACGCCGCCATCGTCAGACCGGTGGCGAACGTTTCCAGACCGTAGACGAGCGCCAGCGCGACCGAACGCGGGTCGAGTTGCACGGACCAGTCGACACCCACGAGCGCGAGCAGTCTCGTCGTGCCTTCGCTGATCCCCACGGCGATGTCGTAAATCGCAGTCAGACCGGGCGACGCCGGGCCGAGATGCGCAAGCCACGCAAAGCCAAGCGTCGACAGCATCTGCAGGATGCCGAAAATCCAGAGCCCACGGCCAATGCCGACTTTCATCAGCCAGATACCGCCGACAATGCCGCCCGCCAGACTCGCGCCGAACGCGGTAGTCTTTGCGATCACGCCGATCTGTGTACGCGAAAAACCAATGTCGAGAAAGAACGACGTGGACAGCGTGGTCGCCATCGTGTCGCCGAGCTTGTACAGAAAGATGAAGCCGAGCACGAACAGCGCGCCGCGCCAGCCGTCGCGATGAAGAAACTCGCTGAACGGTTGCACGATCGCTTCTCGCAAATTCCTGGGCGGTGCGCCATGCACTTCGGGTTCGCGTACGACGAGCGTCATGATCATGCCAGGCAGCATGAATGCCGCGGTCACGATGAACACCGTGCTCCACGGCAAATGATCGGACAGAATCAACGCAAGCGATCCGGGTACGAGCGCCGCGATCTTGTAAGCGTTCACATGCACGGCGTTGCCGAGACCTTGCTGAGCGTCGCTGAGCAATTCACGCCGGTAAGCGTCGATCACGATGTCCTGGCTCGCGCCAAAGAACGCCACCAGCGAGGTCAACGCGGCGACTGTCCAGATCGATTCTTTAGGTGAGACGAAACCCAGCGTTCCCATTGCTCCCGCCACCAGAATCTGCGTGAAGAGCATCCAGCCGCGCCGTCTGCCTGGCCGCCAGCCAGGCAAGCGCGGCACGTAGCGGTCCATCAGTGGCGCCCAGACGAATTTCCATGTGTACGGGAACTGGATCAGCGCGAAGAGGCCGATTTCCTTCAGATTGACGCCTTCGGAACGTAGCCACGCCTGAACCAGGTAGACGAGCGTAAACAGCGGCAAACCCGACGTGAATCCAAGGAAGACGCAGATCAGCATGCGCGCATTCAGGAACGCGCGCCAGCCGGGATGTTCTTCGTGAGCGGTAAGTGCAGGCGCCTCGTGCGGCGGGTTCGACATGAGGATAAGTGTTAGCTTTTCTTGACGCGATAGACCGCAAGACTACCACGCCAGTTCACGCCCCATCGCACCACCTGGCCGTCGTGCAGCACCACGCGATCCAGAATTTCGATGCCGACTTCCGGCGCGAGCGCTTCGAAATCCTCGATGGTCAGCACGCGGACGTTCGGAGTGTTGTGCCACTGATAGGGCAGCGACTTCGACACCGGCATGCGCCCCTTCAGCACCGACAACCGGTGAGCCCAATAGCCGAAGTTCGGAAACGACACGATGCATTGCTTGCCCACGCGCACCGTCTCACGAAGGATCGCGGCCGTCTGATGAATGGTCTGCAACGTCTGCGACAGAACCGCAAAATCGAAGCTCGAATCTTCGAACAGACGCAGACCGTCTTCCAGATTCTGCTGGATCACGTTGACGCCGTTTTCGGTCGACGCCAGCACGCCCGCGTCGTTGATTTCGATACCGTAGCCCTGCACGTCCAGTTCTTCGGTGAGCAACGACAGCAGCGAGCCGTCGCCGCAGCCCAGATCGAGCACGCTGGAGCGCGGTTCGACCCAGCGGGCGATCGCGCGGAAGTCGGGGCGCAGCGCCAGGTAATCGAGTGCTCGCTGGTTCATGCGTTCACCTCGTTTGCAATACGTTCGTAATAGGCGCGCATCAGGTTGTGATAGCGCGCGTCGTCGAGCAGGAAGGCATCGTGGCCGTGCGGTGCGTCGATTTCCGCATAGGTGACCGTGCGCTTGTGGTCGAGGAGCGCCTTCACCAGTTCCCGCGAGCGCGCAGGAGCAAAGCGCCAGTCGGTCGTGAAACTGGCGATCAGGTATTTCGCCGTGGTGTGCGCGACGGCAGCGGTCAGATCGCCGTCGAACGCTTTGGCCGGGTCGAAATAATCGAGCGCGCGCGTGATGAGCAGGTAGGTGTTGGCGTCGAAGTAGTCGGCGAATTTGTCGCCCTGATAGCGCAGATAGGACTCCACTTCGAACTCCACGTCGAAGTTGAAGTTGTACGCATCCAGCGCGCCTTCCGCGCGGCGCAGCGAGCGGCCGAATTTTTCGGCCATGTCGTCATCCGACAGATAGGTGATGTGGCCGATCATGCGTGCGACGCGCAAGCCCCGCTTCGGCTTCACGTCGTGCGCGTAGTAGTTGCCGCCGTGAAAGTCCGGGTCCGACAGAATCGCCGAGCGCGCGACTTCGTTGAACGCAATGTTTTGCGCGGAGAGCTTCGGCGTGGATGCCACCACGATGCAATGAGCCACGCGTTCCGGATACATCATGCTCCAGGCGAGCGCCTGCATGCCGCCGAGGCTGCCGCCCATGACGGCGGCGAAGCGTGCGATGCCGAACTCGTCCGCGACGCGCGCCTGTGCATTGACCCAGTCTTCGACCGTGACGACGGGGAAGGCGGCGCCGTACGGTTTGCTGGTGGCCGGGTCGATACTCATCGGGCCAGTCGAGCCGAAGCACGAGCCCAGATTGTTGACGCCGATTACGAAGAACCGGTTGGTGTCGAGCGGCTTGCCGGGGCCGACCATGTTGTCCCACCAGCCGACGTCTTTCGGGTTATCCGCGTAAACGCCCGCAACGTGATGCGACGCGTTGAGCGCATGACAGACCAGCACGGCATTGCTGCGCGCGGCGTTGAGTGTGCCGTAGGTCTCGACCATCAGATCGTAACCGGCGAGCGACGTGCCGTTCTGCAAGCGCAGCGGCTCGCTGAAATGCATTTTTTGGGGAGCGACGATACCGATCGATTCCATTCATTCCGCCATTTGACAAAACAGGGCGGCTAGACGGCGTCGGCGAAGCACGGAGGGAACTGCTGTGTGCGCGGCTGACGACCTCTTTAGCCGCATTTATAGTGAACCGCGAGAAGACGTTTCTTGCAGTTCGCGCGCCCGCAATCGAGTCAGCAAATCGGCGCGTGATGAGTGTGCAACAGGTGTTCGGACTGAACGCATAGCGGCTTGCGTGAGCCTTCCGCGCCGCAGTCAGGCGCAAAGTATAGCGGAAAATTTCGCGCGGTAGCGTCGTGAGCGGCGCGTGCGCCGGCGAGGTGGCGCGGCTCGCGCGGACTCTCGGGCGCTACTGGAGGATCAGCAGCAGTTGCGCGTCGGCATGTTCGGCGGGCGCACGGGTGAAGCCGCTGCGCACGTAACGATGCCAGCGCCCGATGATGTAGCTCAGCAGCAAACTCGCGCGAATCGCGGGCTCGTAGCCGGGCGGCAGCGGTGAAGATGCATGCGTCTGCGCTGTTTCGCCCGCCTCCATTTGCGCGAGCCGCAGGCATTGTTTCAGCGAAGCCTCGACGCGCTCCAGCATCTGATTCACGCGCTCCGTTAGCCGTTCGTGTTCGCCGATCAGCGCTTCGCAGGTCAGCACGCGTGTCATGCCAGGATTTCTGGCCGGGAAGTTGAGCAGCATCAGGGCGATCGCGCGGGCTTGTAGCACGCCGCTGGTTTCCTTCTCCGCGATCTGGTTGATGAGCCCAAAAATGGTCTGTTCGATGAATTCGATTAGTCCTTCGAACATTTGCGCCTTGCTGGCGAAATGGCGGTACAGAGCCGCTTCGGATACGCCGAGCCGGGCGGCCAGCGCCGCGGTGGTGATCTTTTCGCTTTTTGGCGCTTCGAGCATCGCGGCGAGCGTTTGCAGAATGTGCACGCGACGCTCGCCGGGTTTCAAACGTTGCGCGCGCGTTGAAGGCGGCGCGGATGCGTGGGCGGGATTGTCTACGTGTTCGGCTAAGACTTCGTCAGGCTTGTCGATGGGCTGCATGGCTGTCGTCCCGTCTGCTGTCTCTTCAATCGAACCGAGCGGGTGCCCAGTCGCAACGATTTTAACGAACGAATGGTCCGGTCGACATAGTGCGGACGGCCCGTGCCTGGCAGACGCGTCGGCACGCCGTCCGCGTGCGGTTTGCGCGGCAAATGGCCGGTGATCCACACGGTGCGGATGCCGAGTCTCCGATAATTTTTCAGATGCGAGCGCGTATCTTCGACGAGGATCGCGTCTTTCAGCGCCACATGCGCACGGCGCATGGCTTTGCGCAGCATGGCGTGATCGGGCTTGGCGCGCCAGCGGCGGCGATCGCGCATATGTTCGATTGCAATTACCTGCTCGAACAGACGCTCGATGCCCAATCTGGCGAGCACGGCGCGCGCGTAATTCTCGGGCGCGTTCGTCAGCACGATCTTGCGGCCCGGCAGCGACGCGACGAGGCGCGCAACCCCGCGTTCGTGCCGGATCATCGAGCCGAGATCCGCGAACGTGTGAACGACCTTCAGGAAGTCGTTGGCGTCGACCGGATGATGACGCGTGAGGCCCAGCAAAGCCGCGCCATAGCGTTGCGTGTAACTCGAGCGCAGACGGTTTGCTTCGTCGACGTCCACCTGCAACGCGTCGATGATGTACTGCGTCATTCCCTGGTTGATCGCCGGGAAGATGGCGTGCGACGCGTGGTGCAGCGTGTTGTCGAGGTCGAACAGCCAGACCGGCCGGCCTCCCGCAAGATGCGGGCGGCGGCGTTGGGTGGTGGGAGTGCGCATGGTGGGCGAAGCCATTAGCGGCGTGCGGCCGCGCATTGAAGCGAGCGCGGACAGTTCAGGACGCGCGAGCCTCGTGCGCCTTGCTGGCTTCTGGAGACTGTACTCAATGCGAGCGGATCATCGTGCCGAACGGCTGCTCGGTGAGAATTTCCAGCAGCACCGAATGTTCGATCCGGCCGTCGATGATGTGCACCGAACGCACGCCGCTCTTCGCCGCGTCCAGCGCGGATGAGATTTTCGGCAGCATGCCGCCGGAGATCGTGCCGTCGGCAAACAGGCCGTCGATCTCGCGCGCCGACAGATCGGTGAGCAGATTGCCTTCCTTGTCCATCACGCCAGGGATATTGGTCATCATCACGAGCTTTTCGGCGTTCAGCACCACGGCCAGCTTGCCTGCAACCAGATCCGCGTTGATGTTGTACGACAGCCCGTCTTCGCCGAAGCCGATTGGCGAGATCACCGGAATAAACGCGTCGTCTTGCAGCGCTTTCACGACCGCGGGGTTGATCGCCTCGACTTCGCCCACCTGGCCGATATCGACATACTGGCCCGGGTTGTCGCGATCCGGCATCAACATCTTGCGAGCGTGAATGAGGCCGCCGTCCTTGCCGGTGAGACCCACCGCATGGCCGCCGAAATGGTTGATCAGCGTGACGATGTCCTGCTGCACTTCACCGCCGAGCACCCATTCGACGACTTCCATCGTCTCTTCGTCGGTGACGCGCATGCCCTGAATGAACGTGCCCTGTTTGCCGATTTTCTTGAGCGCCTGGTCGATCTGCGGACCGCCGCCGTGCACGATGACCGGATTGATACCGACCAGCTTGAGCAGGATCACGTCGCGCGCGAAGCCCTGTTTCAGGCGCTCCTCGGTCATGGCGTTGCCGCCGTATTTGATGACCACGGTTTTGCCGTGATACTGACGAATGTAAGGCAGCGCCTCGGCCAGGATTTCAGCCTTCAGGGTGGGCGCAATCTGCGAAAGGTCGGGAAGCTCGGACATGGCGGCAGGCTCGGGCACGGAACAGTTAAAACAGGGCGAATTGTACAGGACTGGCGCGGTGCAACAGGGTTTTCCACACGCCGCTGGACATATGGCGGCGCCCGTTTTGCGCGCCGCATCAACACGCGGCCGCGAAGGCGCAACGACGACCAGCGTACAGGCATTCCGGCCGCCGGTGAATTAGCCAAACGGACGACTCACATTGGATCTGCGACCGTGGCTTCATTTCAGGAATCAGGCTGAAGCGAGATCATCCGGCCATCATGAAACCGTCCGCCTCCCCATCCGAAGGCAGCGCCCGCTGCCCACGCTGCGGCAATGCATTCGACTGCGGCAGGCATAGCGAGCCGTTCGAGTGCTGGTGTCGCGAAATGCCCGCGCTGTCCGCCGACAGACTGGAGCCGGCCGGGCGTTGCTTGTGCCCCGAGTGTCTCGTCGCGGAAATTGCCCGTACGGCGAAGGGTAATCAACTGCCGTAACGGTGCTGGAAGTTGCGGCGTAGTGCGCCCGCGTTTGACAGGTTGGGTGTGGCCGGGGTTAGGTCCACCGCGCCAACGAAACCAACAAGGCCAACGCGCTTGAGGCTTCTTTATGACATGGGTAAGTTGTTCGTGTGACAGTGACTAACAGCGACCGTTCGAGCCCGCCAGCCGCCAGGCTCGTGAAGATGGCCGCCGTTGCTTTTCAACTTCCGCCTACACCGCCGGACGGCTGGAAGCCAGCACGGCCAGATCGTTCGCCACGCTCGTGAGTACAGACTCCCATTCGTTGAACTCGCGCTGCCGGTAAAGCGTCGTACCCGGATACCAGGGGCTGTCTGTCCGGTCGAGCAGCCAGACCCAATGCGGATTGACGTCGAGCAGCACCCAGGTGCGCTGGCCCAAGGCGCCGCTCAGATGAGCGACCGACGTGCATACGCTAATGACGAGATCGAGCGCGCTGATGAATGCGGCGGTGTCGTCGAAACTGGTGAACTCTGCCGTGTGGTCGGTCATATCCAGTCCGGCTGCCCGTGCCGCCGCGACGTCCGCGTCCGCGCCGGGCTGCAAGGAATAGAACGCCACGTTCGGCGTGCCACGCAAGTGCGCCGCATAGCGCTCCCAGCCCACGCGCCGGAATGGATTACGTTGATGGCCGTGGCTCCCGGTCCATGTCAGCCCGACCTTCAGCCGAATTTCGCCGGCCAGCCGCTTTCGCCATGACTCGACGGCCGCCGCGTCCGCGCGGAGATACGGCGTTGCGGCGGGAATCGTGTGTTCGCGCGTGTCGAAGATCAGCGGCAGGCTGAGCAGCGGAACCTCGTAGTCGAATGGCGGCAGCGACTCGACGCCGCCACCCGCCGAGTACTCGTCCACATGATTGCCCAGGCTGCGCACGAGCAGCGCGCCCATTTGCGGAAACGAGTTCCATGCGAGGCGACCACCCTCGCGATGCACGCGCTCGCCCAGCATAGGCAGATAGCGGCAGAACTGCAGCAGGTCGCCCATGCCTTGTTCGCCCCAGACGAGCAGCGTCTTGCCGGCAAGCGCTTCGCCGCGCCAGGTCGGTTTCGGCAGGACCGGGCGCTGGCCGGCCAGTTCGGAAGCACCCTCCCAGCGAGCCTCGTGAGACGGCCAGCCGTGCGCGTAGTCGCCGCGCACCAGTTGCACCATCGAAAGATTGGAGCGCATGGCCGGATTCTCGGGCGCCAGTTCACACGCTGTTTGCGCTTCCTGGAAGGCCTCGTCCCAGCGTTGCGCCTCACGCAGCGTCAGCGCATAGTTGTTGTGCGCCTGCGCGCTGTGCGGCGCGCTTTGCACGGCCTTCAAACCGGCTTCCAGCGCTGCCGGCAAATTCATGTGCAGACGGTAGGCAGTAGTGAGGTTGGTCCACGCATCGCCGTCGCTGGGGTCTGCCCGGACAGCGCTTTCGAGTAGCGAGAACTGCTCGCTCGAGCTACCGTCGGTGTGCATCAGCGCAGCGGCGAGATTGTTGCGCAGCCGTGGAAAAGCCGGCTCGATGGCGAACGCGCGCCGATAAGGTGCGACCGCTTCCACGTGACGGCCGGCCAGCTGCAGCGTATAGCCAAGGCGGAAGTGCGCGGATGCATGGTCGGGTGCGAGCTGGGCAATAATGGCGGCGAGCTCGACTGCTTCGTCATGACGCCGCTCTTCGATCAGAGACTGGATCAGCGAATACAGTGATGCATCGTCGAGTGGATGACGTTGCGCCGCTGCCTGAAGGCTTTCGGCCTCGCGTTGCGCCGCTTTGTCCCGACGGGCCGCTAATGCCTCTTTGAGAAAAGTCAGGAAAGCTGATGAGGTGTCAGCCTCGCGGGCGGAAGTCGATGGCATGATGGGCTGCACGGCGAAAGGATGAGTAACAAAGCCATAGCGTTCTGTACCGCTATCGCAAAAACCCAATGGTAAAGACGCGAGGCCAGGAAGTAAGTCGGAATAGTCTGAACAGGTAAACTGAAGTCATGCACCGTATAACCAACACCGGCCGCGTCAATCTGGGTCATCTGTTCTGGCTGCGCAGCCTGGCGATCATCGGTCAGCTTATGACGATCGCGTTCGTACAGATCTTCATCGGTGTGACTTTGCCGTTGCCGGCCATGCTGCTCGTCATCTCGCTCGAAGTCGTGTTCAACGGGCTCACCTGGTGGCGCGTGGCCCAGCAGCGGCCCGAATCCAACATGGAGCTGTTCGGGCAAATCTGGGTCGATCTCGGCGCACTTTCCGCACTGCTGTTCCTGTCCGGCGGCACCACCAATCCGTTCGTTTCGCTGTACCTGCCGTCTCTGGCAATTGCCGCCGCCGTGCTGCCGTGGCCTCTCATGGCGTGGCTCGCCGCATTCGCCGTCGCCTGTTACGCCGTGCTCGGCTTCGACTCCGTGCCACTCAATCTCGAGAATCCGGCCAACCTGTTCGACTACTACCGCGCCGGCATGTGGGTCAACTTCATGGTCAGCGTCGGGCTGATTGCATGGTTCGTCGCGCGCATGTCACGCGCGCTGCGGCTACGTGACGCAGCGCTCGGAGACGCGCAGCAGCGCTTGCTTCACGACGAACGGGCCGTCGCGCTGGGCGTCCAGGCAGCCACCGTCGCTCACGAAATCGGCACGCCTCTGTCTACAATTGCAATGCTGTCCGAGGAACTGCGCGACGCCGCCCGTACCGATCAGGGCCTCGCACCCTATCGCGCCGATCTCGAACTGCTCGAACAGCAAATGACGCTGTGCACGTCGGCGCTGGCGCGCTTGCGCAGCCGCGCATCCACGGCGACGAACCGGCAGCCGGTGTCGGAGTGGCTCGAATCGTTCGCCGAGCAATGGCGCCTGCGACATCCGCATGTGAAATTCGAGCGGATCGGCGTGCCGCCTGCGGACGTCAGTCTGGACGACACCGTTGCGGTCAGCCAGATCCTGACGATCCTGCTCGATAACGCCGCGCGCGCAAGCCGCGACCATGTCACGCTGGCCTGCACGCTGACAGATCGCGTCGATCAGATCATGTTCGAGGTGTGCGACGCCGGACCCGGCATCCCGGCCGCGCTGCGCGGCTCGCTTGGCACGATGCCAGTGGAAAGCACGCAGGGCGGCCACGGCGTGGGGCTGTATCTGGCGTTTTCAGCGGCAGCGCGTCTGCGCGGATCGATCGAACTGACCGACGTCAGCCCGATCAAGCCGCGAGGCACGCGCGCCGTGTTGACGCTGCCGCTCGCGGGACGCAAATTTTCTGGCAAGGGCCGCCAAGGCGCTGCGCCATCCAACACGGAGAAACAGGCATGAGCGAAATGAAGTTTCTGGTAATCGACGACGACGAGGTGTTCTCCGGCATCCTCGCGCGTGGTTTGACCCGGCGCGGTTACACGGTCAGCGAGGCGCACAATGCAGAGGAGGCCATCAGGCTCGCCAATCAGCAGAAGTTCAGCCAGATCACCGTGGACCTGCATCTGGGCAACGACTCCGGCCTCACGCTCGTCGCGCCGTTGCGCGATCTGCAGCCCGATGCGCGCATGCTGGTGCTCACGGGCTATGCGAGCATCGCGACGGCGGTTCAGGCGGTGAAAGACGGCGCGGATAACTATCTTGCCAAGCCGGCCAATGTCGAGACGATTCTGTCCGCGCTCCAGGCCGAGGCAAGCGCATTGCAGGCGGACGAGGCGATCGAGCATCCCGCGCCGCTCTCGGTGGCGCGTCTTGAGTGGGAGCATATTCAGCGTGTGCTAGCTGAGCACGGCGGCAACATTTCGGCCACTGCGCGTGCGCTGAACATGCACCGGCGGACATTGCAGCGCAAGCTGGCGAAGCGGCCCGTGAAGCAGTAGGCCGCGCCCCATTCATGCCGTGCATAAGCGCATCGGCATGGCTGAATGCAAAACGGGCTGC comes from the Paraburkholderia sp. PREW-6R genome and includes:
- a CDS encoding AmpG family muropeptide MFS transporter, whose amino-acid sequence is MSNPPHEAPALTAHEEHPGWRAFLNARMLICVFLGFTSGLPLFTLVYLVQAWLRSEGVNLKEIGLFALIQFPYTWKFVWAPLMDRYVPRLPGWRPGRRRGWMLFTQILVAGAMGTLGFVSPKESIWTVAALTSLVAFFGASQDIVIDAYRRELLSDAQQGLGNAVHVNAYKIAALVPGSLALILSDHLPWSTVFIVTAAFMLPGMIMTLVVREPEVHGAPPRNLREAIVQPFSEFLHRDGWRGALFVLGFIFLYKLGDTMATTLSTSFFLDIGFSRTQIGVIAKTTAFGASLAGGIVGGIWLMKVGIGRGLWIFGILQMLSTLGFAWLAHLGPASPGLTAIYDIAVGISEGTTRLLALVGVDWSVQLDPRSVALALVYGLETFATGLTMAAFTAYIASTTDPRYTATQFALFTSLASVPRTLASAASGYVVAQIGWFDYFLVCTALALPGMLLLLRIAPWRTRS
- the metW gene encoding methionine biosynthesis protein MetW; protein product: MNQRALDYLALRPDFRAIARWVEPRSSVLDLGCGDGSLLSLLTEELDVQGYGIEINDAGVLASTENGVNVIQQNLEDGLRLFEDSSFDFAVLSQTLQTIHQTAAILRETVRVGKQCIVSFPNFGYWAHRLSVLKGRMPVSKSLPYQWHNTPNVRVLTIEDFEALAPEVGIEILDRVVLHDGQVVRWGVNWRGSLAVYRVKKS
- a CDS encoding homoserine O-acetyltransferase, which encodes MESIGIVAPQKMHFSEPLRLQNGTSLAGYDLMVETYGTLNAARSNAVLVCHALNASHHVAGVYADNPKDVGWWDNMVGPGKPLDTNRFFVIGVNNLGSCFGSTGPMSIDPATSKPYGAAFPVVTVEDWVNAQARVADEFGIARFAAVMGGSLGGMQALAWSMMYPERVAHCIVVASTPKLSAQNIAFNEVARSAILSDPDFHGGNYYAHDVKPKRGLRVARMIGHITYLSDDDMAEKFGRSLRRAEGALDAYNFNFDVEFEVESYLRYQGDKFADYFDANTYLLITRALDYFDPAKAFDGDLTAAVAHTTAKYLIASFTTDWRFAPARSRELVKALLDHKRTVTYAEIDAPHGHDAFLLDDARYHNLMRAYYERIANEVNA
- the slmA gene encoding nucleoid occlusion factor SlmA; the encoded protein is MQPIDKPDEVLAEHVDNPAHASAPPSTRAQRLKPGERRVHILQTLAAMLEAPKSEKITTAALAARLGVSEAALYRHFASKAQMFEGLIEFIEQTIFGLINQIAEKETSGVLQARAIALMLLNFPARNPGMTRVLTCEALIGEHERLTERVNQMLERVEASLKQCLRLAQMEAGETAQTHASSPLPPGYEPAIRASLLLSYIIGRWHRYVRSGFTRAPAEHADAQLLLILQ
- a CDS encoding pyrimidine 5'-nucleotidase; this encodes MRTPTTQRRRPHLAGGRPVWLFDLDNTLHHASHAIFPAINQGMTQYIIDALQVDVDEANRLRSSYTQRYGAALLGLTRHHPVDANDFLKVVHTFADLGSMIRHERGVARLVASLPGRKIVLTNAPENYARAVLARLGIERLFEQVIAIEHMRDRRRWRAKPDHAMLRKAMRRAHVALKDAILVEDTRSHLKNYRRLGIRTVWITGHLPRKPHADGVPTRLPGTGRPHYVDRTIRSLKSLRLGTRSVRLKRQQTGRQPCSPSTSLTKS
- the argB gene encoding acetylglutamate kinase, translated to MSELPDLSQIAPTLKAEILAEALPYIRQYHGKTVVIKYGGNAMTEERLKQGFARDVILLKLVGINPVIVHGGGPQIDQALKKIGKQGTFIQGMRVTDEETMEVVEWVLGGEVQQDIVTLINHFGGHAVGLTGKDGGLIHARKMLMPDRDNPGQYVDIGQVGEVEAINPAVVKALQDDAFIPVISPIGFGEDGLSYNINADLVAGKLAVVLNAEKLVMMTNIPGVMDKEGNLLTDLSAREIDGLFADGTISGGMLPKISSALDAAKSGVRSVHIIDGRIEHSVLLEILTEQPFGTMIRSH
- a CDS encoding cysteine-rich CWC family protein translates to MKPSASPSEGSARCPRCGNAFDCGRHSEPFECWCREMPALSADRLEPAGRCLCPECLVAEIARTAKGNQLP
- a CDS encoding tetratricopeptide repeat protein, with the protein product MPSTSAREADTSSAFLTFLKEALAARRDKAAQREAESLQAAAQRHPLDDASLYSLIQSLIEERRHDEAVELAAIIAQLAPDHASAHFRLGYTLQLAGRHVEAVAPYRRAFAIEPAFPRLRNNLAAALMHTDGSSSEQFSLLESAVRADPSDGDAWTNLTTAYRLHMNLPAALEAGLKAVQSAPHSAQAHNNYALTLREAQRWDEAFQEAQTACELAPENPAMRSNLSMVQLVRGDYAHGWPSHEARWEGASELAGQRPVLPKPTWRGEALAGKTLLVWGEQGMGDLLQFCRYLPMLGERVHREGGRLAWNSFPQMGALLVRSLGNHVDEYSAGGGVESLPPFDYEVPLLSLPLIFDTREHTIPAATPYLRADAAAVESWRKRLAGEIRLKVGLTWTGSHGHQRNPFRRVGWERYAAHLRGTPNVAFYSLQPGADADVAAARAAGLDMTDHTAEFTSFDDTAAFISALDLVISVCTSVAHLSGALGQRTWVLLDVNPHWVWLLDRTDSPWYPGTTLYRQREFNEWESVLTSVANDLAVLASSRPAV
- a CDS encoding ATP-binding protein; its protein translation is MHRITNTGRVNLGHLFWLRSLAIIGQLMTIAFVQIFIGVTLPLPAMLLVISLEVVFNGLTWWRVAQQRPESNMELFGQIWVDLGALSALLFLSGGTTNPFVSLYLPSLAIAAAVLPWPLMAWLAAFAVACYAVLGFDSVPLNLENPANLFDYYRAGMWVNFMVSVGLIAWFVARMSRALRLRDAALGDAQQRLLHDERAVALGVQAATVAHEIGTPLSTIAMLSEELRDAARTDQGLAPYRADLELLEQQMTLCTSALARLRSRASTATNRQPVSEWLESFAEQWRLRHPHVKFERIGVPPADVSLDDTVAVSQILTILLDNAARASRDHVTLACTLTDRVDQIMFEVCDAGPGIPAALRGSLGTMPVESTQGGHGVGLYLAFSAAARLRGSIELTDVSPIKPRGTRAVLTLPLAGRKFSGKGRQGAAPSNTEKQA
- a CDS encoding response regulator transcription factor, with protein sequence MSEMKFLVIDDDEVFSGILARGLTRRGYTVSEAHNAEEAIRLANQQKFSQITVDLHLGNDSGLTLVAPLRDLQPDARMLVLTGYASIATAVQAVKDGADNYLAKPANVETILSALQAEASALQADEAIEHPAPLSVARLEWEHIQRVLAEHGGNISATARALNMHRRTLQRKLAKRPVKQ